Proteins encoded in a region of the Nicotiana tomentosiformis chromosome 9, ASM39032v3, whole genome shotgun sequence genome:
- the LOC104093097 gene encoding large ribosomal subunit protein bL27c — translation MAVSFSLVGAFKGLSLASSSSFLKGDFGAAFPVAPKFSVSFPLKSPLTIESAHKKGAGSTKNGRDSPGQRLGVKIFGDQVAKPGSIIVRQRGTKFHPGKNVGLGKDHTIFSLIDGLVKFEKFGPDRKKISVYPREVQPENPNSYRNRKRESFRLQRERRKARREGVILRPQLILASAAAESSEDNASPTC, via the exons ATGGCAGTGAGTTTTAGTTTAGTTGGAGCATTCAAAGGACTCTCTTTAGCTTCTTCCTCTTCTTTCCTTAAAGGTGACTTTGGTGCTGCTTTTCCCGTCGCTCCAAAGTTCTCGGTCTCCTTTCCGTTGAAATCTCCGTTGACAATTGAGTCTGCTCACAAGAAAGGAGCTGGTAGCACTAAGAACGGTCGAGATTCTCCTGGTCAGAGACTTGGTGTTAAGATTTTTGGTGACCAAGTTGCAAAGCCCGGTTCTATTATCGTTCGTCAGCGTGGTACCAAG TTCCACCCAGGAAAGAATGTTGGACTTGGCAAGGATCACACAATCTTTTCTTTGATTGATGGACTAGTCAAATTCGAGAAGTTTGGGCCTGATAGAAAAAAG ATAAGTGTTTATCCACGTGAGGTGCAACCTGAAAACCCCAACAGTTATAGAAACCGAAAGAGAGAGTCCTTCAGATTACAGCGTGAACGCAGAAAGGCACGACGAGAGGGCGTCATCCTTCGGCCTCAGTTGATACTTGCTTCTGCTGCTGCTGAATCCTCTGAGGACAATGCAAGTCCTACTTGCTGA
- the LOC104093096 gene encoding protein NUCLEAR FUSION DEFECTIVE 4-like isoform X1 — translation MVHLKESVGFLFNNRWLVFVAAMWIQTCAGIGYLFGSISPTIKKSLNYNQRQIARLGVAKDLGDSVGFLAGTLCEILPLWAALLVGAIQNFIGYGWVWLIVTSRAPSLPLWAMCILIFIGTNGETYFNTAALVSCVQNFPKSRGPVVGILKGFAGLGGAILTQIYAVIHSPDHASLIFMIAVGPAMVIIALMFIIRPVGGHKQVRPSDGLNFSFIYSICLLLASYLMGVMLVEDLIDLSHIVITIFTAILFILLAIPIVIPISSSFFQDPREPVEEGLLSESKKQETSKSELGDGHEIIFSEVEDEKPKEVDALPASERQRRIAQLQAKLAQAAAKGAVRIKRRRGPHRGEDFTLMQALIKADFWLMFFSLLFGSGSGLTVIDNLGQISQSLGYDNTHVFVSMISIWNFLGRIGGGYFSEIIVRDYAYPRHAAMAVAQVIMAIGHFFFAMGWPGAMHIGTLLVGLGYGAHWAIVPAAASELFGLRNFGALYNFLTLANPAGSMVFSGVIASSIYDMEAAKQAHEYRGTESNLASVLSSFLSVDEPLKCEGAICFFLTSMIMSGLCIIAVVLSMILVHRTKIVYAHLYGKSRG, via the exons ATGGTTCATTTGAAAGAGAGTGTTGGTTTCCTCTTTAACAACAGATGGCTCGTTTTTGTAGCTGCAATGTGGATTCAGACATGTGCTGGCATTGGATATTTATTCGGCAGCATTTCTCCAACGATTAAGAAGTCTCTGAATTATAATCAGAGGCAAATTGCGAGGTTGGGTGTGGCTAAAGATTTGGGTGATAGTGTTGGATTCTTGGCTGGAACTTTGTGTGAAATCTTGCCTTTGTGGGCTGCACTTCTTGTGGGTGCTATTCAAAACTTCATTGGCTATGGTTGGGTTTGGCTCATTGTCACTTCTCGTGCTCCTTCTTTGCCATTATGGGCT ATGTGTATTCTGATATTTATCGGAACAAATGGCGAGACCTACTTTAACACAGCAGCTCTGGTatcatgtgtgcaaaatttcccTAAAAGTCGCGGCCCTGTGGTGGGGATACTCAAGGGATTTGCAGGATTGGGTGGTGCAATTTTGACTCAGATATATGCAGTGATCCATTCTCCAGATCATGCTTCACTTATATTTATGATAGCTGTTGGACCGGCAATGGTAATTATCGCGCTCATGTTTATAATCAGGCCTGTTGGAGGCCACAAACAAGTCAGGCCTTCGGATGGGTTAAACTTTTCGTTTATTTACAGCATATGCCTCCTCTTGGCTTCTTACTTGATGGGAGTTATGCTTGTTGAAGACCTTATTGATTTAAGCCACATTGTCATTACAATCTTCACGGCTATATTGTTTATCCTCTTGGCAATTCCTATCGTGATCCCTATCTCCTCGAGTTTTTTTCAAGATCCAAGAGAACCAGTAGAAGAGGGACTTCTATCTGAGTCAAAGAAACAAGAAACTAGCAAATCTGAGCTTGGTGATGGTCATGAAATAATATTTAGTGAAGTGGAAGACGAGAAGCCTAAGGAAGTGGACGCGCTTCCAGCTTCAGAAAGGCAAAGAAGAATTGCACAACTGCAAGCAAAACTAGCTCAGGCAGCTGCAAAAGGAGCAGTGAGGATCAAAAGAAGAAGGGGACCTCATAGGGGAGAGGACTTCACCTTAATGCAGGCTTTAATAAAGGCAGATTTTTGGCTTATGTTTTTCTCACTACTTTTTGGTTCTGGATCTGGTTTGACTGTGATCGATAACTTGGGTCAGATAAGCCAATCTTTAGGATATGATAACACACATGTATTTGTTTCTATGATCAGCATATGGAACTTCCTTGGTCGTATTGGCGGTGGTTACTTTTCTGAAATAATCGTCAG GGATTATGCCTATCCGAGACATGCAGCGATGGCTGTTGCTCAAGTCATAATGGCCATTGGGCATTTCTTCTTTGCAATGGGTTGGCCTGGAGCTATGCACATTGGTACTCTTTTGGTTGGACTTGGTTATGGAGCTCATTGGGCAATCGTACCAGCTGCAGCTTCTGAATTGTTTGGCTTGAGAAATTTTGGGGCTTTATACAATTTCCTCACTCTTGCAAATCCTGCTGGTTCAATGGTATTCTCAGGTGTTATTGCTAGTAGTATATATGATATGGAAGCTGCAAAGCAAGCTCATGAGTATCGTGGCACTGAATCAAATTTGGCATCAGTTTTGTCTAGCTTTCTTTCTGTAGATGAACCTCTGAAGTGTGAAGGTGCTATATGCTTCTTCCTTACTTCCATGATAATGTCTGGACTCTGCATTATTGCAGTTGTTCTAAGCATGATTCTGGTGCACCGGACAAAGATTGTATATGCTCATCTCTATGGAAAATCTCGTGGATAA
- the LOC104093095 gene encoding uncharacterized protein: MAASEMLSKEQLLHLFDRFAFLTSQPDVKKRIADAVSDKQEAVAVTTAIQEEIFSEMGIDPRFGLTCLGKINMTYESDRDLMIRFYEFVAKEEMACEEAEFGPDRFAERLKMQQNLQEQQLEMLKYMRNFHMDDQSAILEKIHQQLEKANFDTEASVLTVEQMQDVVRRRVSPLFQPR, from the exons ATGGCAGCCTCAGAAATGCTATCAAAGGAGCAATTGCTTCATCTTTTTGATCGCTTCGCATTCCTCACCTCCCAACCTG ATGTCAAGAAAAGGATTGCTGATGCTGTCAGCGACAAGCAG GAGGCTGTCGCTGTTACCACTGCCATCCAAGAGGAGATATTTTCCGAGATGGGAATTG ATCCAAGATTTGGTCTTACTTGCTTGGGGAAAATAAACATGACCTATGAGAGTGATCGAGACCTGATGATTCGTTTTTATGAATTTGTTGCAAA AGAAGAAATGGCTTGTGAAGAGGCCGAGTTTGGTCCAGACAGGTTTGCTGAAAGATTAAAGATGCAACAAAATTTACAAGAGCAG CAACTGGAGATGCTGAAGTACATGCGCAACTTTCACATGGATGATCAGTCTGCAATACTTGAGAAG ATTCACCAGCAGTTGGAGAAGGCCAACTTTGACACTGAAGCTTCTGTGCTGACAGTGGAGCAGATGCAGGATGTTGTTCGACGGAGAGTATCACCTTTGTTCCAGCCTAGATAA
- the LOC104093096 gene encoding protein NUCLEAR FUSION DEFECTIVE 4-like isoform X2: MCILIFIGTNGETYFNTAALVSCVQNFPKSRGPVVGILKGFAGLGGAILTQIYAVIHSPDHASLIFMIAVGPAMVIIALMFIIRPVGGHKQVRPSDGLNFSFIYSICLLLASYLMGVMLVEDLIDLSHIVITIFTAILFILLAIPIVIPISSSFFQDPREPVEEGLLSESKKQETSKSELGDGHEIIFSEVEDEKPKEVDALPASERQRRIAQLQAKLAQAAAKGAVRIKRRRGPHRGEDFTLMQALIKADFWLMFFSLLFGSGSGLTVIDNLGQISQSLGYDNTHVFVSMISIWNFLGRIGGGYFSEIIVRDYAYPRHAAMAVAQVIMAIGHFFFAMGWPGAMHIGTLLVGLGYGAHWAIVPAAASELFGLRNFGALYNFLTLANPAGSMVFSGVIASSIYDMEAAKQAHEYRGTESNLASVLSSFLSVDEPLKCEGAICFFLTSMIMSGLCIIAVVLSMILVHRTKIVYAHLYGKSRG, from the exons ATGTGTATTCTGATATTTATCGGAACAAATGGCGAGACCTACTTTAACACAGCAGCTCTGGTatcatgtgtgcaaaatttcccTAAAAGTCGCGGCCCTGTGGTGGGGATACTCAAGGGATTTGCAGGATTGGGTGGTGCAATTTTGACTCAGATATATGCAGTGATCCATTCTCCAGATCATGCTTCACTTATATTTATGATAGCTGTTGGACCGGCAATGGTAATTATCGCGCTCATGTTTATAATCAGGCCTGTTGGAGGCCACAAACAAGTCAGGCCTTCGGATGGGTTAAACTTTTCGTTTATTTACAGCATATGCCTCCTCTTGGCTTCTTACTTGATGGGAGTTATGCTTGTTGAAGACCTTATTGATTTAAGCCACATTGTCATTACAATCTTCACGGCTATATTGTTTATCCTCTTGGCAATTCCTATCGTGATCCCTATCTCCTCGAGTTTTTTTCAAGATCCAAGAGAACCAGTAGAAGAGGGACTTCTATCTGAGTCAAAGAAACAAGAAACTAGCAAATCTGAGCTTGGTGATGGTCATGAAATAATATTTAGTGAAGTGGAAGACGAGAAGCCTAAGGAAGTGGACGCGCTTCCAGCTTCAGAAAGGCAAAGAAGAATTGCACAACTGCAAGCAAAACTAGCTCAGGCAGCTGCAAAAGGAGCAGTGAGGATCAAAAGAAGAAGGGGACCTCATAGGGGAGAGGACTTCACCTTAATGCAGGCTTTAATAAAGGCAGATTTTTGGCTTATGTTTTTCTCACTACTTTTTGGTTCTGGATCTGGTTTGACTGTGATCGATAACTTGGGTCAGATAAGCCAATCTTTAGGATATGATAACACACATGTATTTGTTTCTATGATCAGCATATGGAACTTCCTTGGTCGTATTGGCGGTGGTTACTTTTCTGAAATAATCGTCAG GGATTATGCCTATCCGAGACATGCAGCGATGGCTGTTGCTCAAGTCATAATGGCCATTGGGCATTTCTTCTTTGCAATGGGTTGGCCTGGAGCTATGCACATTGGTACTCTTTTGGTTGGACTTGGTTATGGAGCTCATTGGGCAATCGTACCAGCTGCAGCTTCTGAATTGTTTGGCTTGAGAAATTTTGGGGCTTTATACAATTTCCTCACTCTTGCAAATCCTGCTGGTTCAATGGTATTCTCAGGTGTTATTGCTAGTAGTATATATGATATGGAAGCTGCAAAGCAAGCTCATGAGTATCGTGGCACTGAATCAAATTTGGCATCAGTTTTGTCTAGCTTTCTTTCTGTAGATGAACCTCTGAAGTGTGAAGGTGCTATATGCTTCTTCCTTACTTCCATGATAATGTCTGGACTCTGCATTATTGCAGTTGTTCTAAGCATGATTCTGGTGCACCGGACAAAGATTGTATATGCTCATCTCTATGGAAAATCTCGTGGATAA